A single region of the Raphanus sativus cultivar WK10039 chromosome 1, ASM80110v3, whole genome shotgun sequence genome encodes:
- the LOC108858427 gene encoding LOW QUALITY PROTEIN: protein PIN-LIKES 1 (The sequence of the model RefSeq protein was modified relative to this genomic sequence to represent the inferred CDS: substituted 1 base at 1 genomic stop codon), translated as MKLLDLFITSSIPVGKILVITGIGFYLALDRVNILNQDARKHLNNIVFYVFSPSLVASSLAETITYESLVKMWFMPLNVLLTFIIGSFLGWLVIKITKPPSHLHGIIVGCCAAGNLGNMPLIIIPAICNEKGSPFGDPETCEKYGLSYVALSMAVFKNVCVLIVLYXIGSICIWTYVYNLMRVLARETPIIIGTSSTVPLIPTKVVQVDQEEVSYSFGTWSKIKQRVCSAAENINLGTIFAPSTIAALIALAIGLIPTLRKLLIGNIAPLRVIEDSVSLLGEGTIPLLTLIIGGNLLKGLRGSGMHKSVILGVVVVRYVLLPVLGVLIVQGAHHLGLITSEPLYQFVLLLQYVVPPAMNLGTITQLFGSGESECSVILFWSYALASVSLTLWPTFFMWLVA; from the exons ATGAAGCTTTTGGATCTGTTCATAACGTCGTCGATACCAGTAGGAAAGATTCTTGTGATAACAGGAATCGGCTTTTACTTGGCTCTTGATCGTGTTAACATTCTGAATCAAGATGCTAGAAAACATCTCAACAAC atagTTTTCTATGTGTTTAGTCCTTCACTCGTTGCAAGCAGTCTAGCTGAGACTATTACTTATGAAAGCTTGGTGAAAAT GTGGTTCATGCCCCTCAACGTTCTGCTCACATTCATCATTGGCTCGTTTCTTGGTTGGCTTGTTATCAAGATCACCAAACCTCCTTCACATCTCCATGGCATCATAGTTGGTTGCTGTGCTGCTG GGAACTTGGGAAACATGCCACTCATTATTATCCCAGCTATATGCAATGAGAAGGGAAGTCCTTTTGGAGATCCTGAGACTTGTGAGAAGTATGGATTAAGTTATGTTGCACTCTCTATGGCGGTAT TCAAAAACGTTTGTGTGCTAATTGTATTATATTAGATTGGATCCATTTGCATATGGACTTATGTATACAATCTTATGAGAGTGCTAGCTAGGGAAACTCCGATAATCATCGGTACTTCCTCTACAGTGCCACTGATCCCTACCAAAGTCGTTCAAGTTGATCAGGAGGAGGTCTCTTACTCA TTTGGAACATGGAGCAAGATCAAGCAAAGAGTATGTTCTGCAGCAGAGAATATCAATCTAGGAACAATCTTTGCTCCTTCAACTATTGCAGCG CTTATCGCGCTTGCGATTGGGCTTATTCCTACGCTAAGGAAGCTACTAATCGGCAACATAGCTCCACTCAGAGTGATTGAGGACTCAGTATCTCTATTAGG GGAAGGGACGATTCCTCTTCTGACTCTGATTATAGGAGGAAACCTTCTCAAAG GTCTGAGGGGATCAGGAATGCACAAGTCAGTCATATTAGGCGTGGTGGTTGTGCGTTACGTGTTGCTGCCAGTATTAGGTGTTTTGATAGTGCAGGGAGCTCATCACTTGGGTTTGATTACATCCGAACCGCTCTACCAGTTTGTTCTTCTGCTTCAATATGTTGTTCCACCGGCAATGAATCTTG GTACAATCACTCAACTATTCGGGTCAGGAGAAAGTGAATGCTCTGTGATTCTCTTCTGGTCTTACGCTTTAGCTTCGGTTTCTCTCACCCTCTGGCCAACCTTCTTTATGTGGCTTGTAGCCTGa
- the LOC108813558 gene encoding pyrophosphate--fructose 6-phosphate 1-phosphotransferase subunit alpha 1, which produces MDSDFGIPRELSPLQQLRSQYQPELPPCLQGTAVRVEFGDGTTVSEASDSHIIARAFPHTLGQPLAHFLRETAKVPDAQIITQLPSIRVGIVFCGRQAPGGHNVIWGLYEALKMHNAKSTLLGFLGGSEGLFAQKTLEITDDILQTYKNQGGYDLLGRTKDQIRTTEQVNAALKACTDLKLDGLVIIGGVTSNTDAAHLAEFFAEAKCSTKVVGVPVTTNGDLKNQFVEANVGFDTICKVNSQLISNACTDALSAEKYYYFIRLMGRKHSHVALECTLQSHPNMVILGEEVAASKLTIFDISKQICDAVQARAGQDKNHGVILIPEGIIESIPEVYALLKEIHGLLREGVAADKISTQLSPWSSALFEFLPPFIKKQLLLHPESDDSAQLSQIETEKLLAYLVETEMNKRLKEGTYTGKKFNAICHFFGYQARGSLPSKFDCDYAYVLGHICYHILAAGLNGYMATVSNLKSPVNKWKCGAAPITAMMTVKNWSQNASSTSTSIGRPAIHPAMVDLKGKAYELLRQNADKFLMEDLYRNPGPLQYDGPGADAKAVSLCVEDQDYMGRIKKLQEYLDQVRTIVKPGCSQDVLKAALSVMASVTDVLTTISSSSNAGQQFA; this is translated from the exons ATGGATTCAGATTTCGGAATCCCAAGAGAGCTCTCTCCTCTTCAGCAACTTCGTTCTCAGTACCAGCCCGAGCTTCCTCCTTGTCTTCAg GGAACTGCTGTCCGCGTGGAGTTTGGTGATGGAACCACTGTGTCTGAGGCTTCTGATTCCCATATCATAGCTCGTGCCTTCCCACATACCTTAGGCCAGCCTTTGGCTCACTTCCTCAGGGAAACCGCCAAAGTTCCTGATGCTCAGATTATCACTCAGCTTCCATCAATCAG AGTTGGAATCGTGTTTTGTGGAAGACAAGCTCCGGGTGGACACAATGTAATCTGGGGTCTTTACGAGGCTCTTAAGATGCACAACGCGAAAAGCACCTTGCTTGGCTTTTTGG GTGGTTCGGAAGGTCTGTTTGCGCAAAAGACTCTGGAGATCACTGATGATATTCTCCAGACTTACAAAAACCAAG GTGGGTATGATTTGCTGGGAAGAACCAAGGATCAGATCAGAACCACTGAGCAGGTTAACGCTGCACTCAAAGCTTGCACTGATTTGAAGCTAGATGGCCTTGTTATCATCGGAG GTGTAACATCAAACACAGATGCCGCTCATCTTGCTGAGTTTTTCGCTGAAGCAAAATGCTCTACAAAG GTGGTGGGTGTTCCAGTTACTACAAATGGCGATCTCAAGAATCAGTTTGTGGAGGCAAACGTTGGTTTTGACACCATTTGCAAG GTGAATTCTCAGCTCATTAGCAATGCCTGCACTGATGCTCTCTCTGCAGAGAAG TACTATTATTTCATCCGTCTCATGGGTCGGAAGCATTCTCATGTTGCCCTTGAGTGTACCCTCCAATCTCATCCAAACATG GTGATATTGGGCGAGGAGGTTGCAGCATCTAAGCTCACCATTTTTGACATTTCTAAGCAGATCTGTGATGCAGTTCAAGCAAGAGCAGGACAAG ACAAGAATCATGGAGTCATCCTCATTCCCGAAGGGATCATAGAGAGTATTCCTGAAGTCTACGCTCTGTTAAAG GAAATTCACGGGCTACTTAGGGAGGGTGTAGCTGCTGATAAGATTTCTACTCAGCTCTCACCTTGGTCATCTGCTTTGTTTGAATTTCTCCCTCCATTCATTAAGAAACAG CTACTTCTCCATCCTGAGTCTGATGATTCTGCTCAGCTATCCCAG ATTGAGACTGAGAAGCTTCTCGCCTATCTCGTGGAGACTGAAATGAACAAGCGTCTG AAAGAAGGCACATACACGGGGAAGAAGTTCAACGCTATATGTCACTTCTTTGGTTACCAAGCTCGTGGATCTCTCCCATCGAAATTCGATTGTGATTATGCCTAC GTGCTTGGACATATATGTTACCACATCCTCGCAGCTGGTCTGAATGGTTACATGGCAACAGTGAGCAACCTAAAGAGTCCTGTAAACAAGTGGAAGTGTGGTGCTGCACCTATTACA GCAATGATGACGGTGAAGAACTGGTCCCAAAATGCTAGTTCTACTTCAACTTCAATTGGTAGACCTGCAATTCACCCGGCAATGGTGGATTTGAAGGGCAAAGCATACGA GCTGTTGAGACAGAACGCAGACAAATTCTTGATGGAAGATCTGTACAGGAACCCAGGACCGCTTCAGTACGATGGTCCAGGTGCAGATGCTAAAGCAGTGAGTCTGTGTGTTGAAGATCAAGATTACATGGGACGTATCAAGAAGCTGCAGGAATATCTAGACCAG GTGAGGACGATAGTGAAGCCAGGATGTTCTCAAGACGTACTGAAGGCAGCACTTAGCGTGATGGCTTCAGTTACTGATGTCCTCACTACCATTTCTTCATCTTCAAATGCTGGTCAACAGTTTGCTTAA
- the LOC108861844 gene encoding DExH-box ATP-dependent RNA helicase DExH12 — protein sequence MTNTGGGAEAHARSKQYDYRANASLVLTSENRPTHEPSGEPETLRGKIDPKSFGDRVVRGRPEESSKKKKKRRGVVADDDTVLLARRSKRRRLREESVLTDTTDDVAYYQPKTKETRAAYEAMLGLIQRQLGGLPLSVAGGAADEVLAVLKNDAVKNHVKKEEIRKLLNPIPEEVDQVFDQLVSLGRLITDFQEGGDGKADEDDVLGDVAVEFDESEEEDEESDPGFVQEEEDGEDEEPQKDGGMQVDAGRSDEGAGDANEGTSLNVLEINAYWLQRKISQAFEQEIDPQRCKVLAEELLKILAEGDDDRDVENKLLAHLQYEKFSLVKFLLRNRLKVVWCTRLARAEDQDERNRIEEEMRVLSPELAAIVEQLHATRATAKEREENLQKSINEEARRLRDEAGGDGGRGRRDVTDRDLESGWLKGQRQMLDLESLAFDQGGLLMENKTCKLPPGSHREHGKGYEEVHVPWVSKKMDINERIVKITEMPHWAQPAFKGMTQLNRVQSKVYETALLNADNILLCAPTGSGKTNVAMLTILQQLRNHMNKDGTFNHGDYKIVYVAPMKALVAEVVTNLSNRLKDYGVTVRELSGDQSLSGKEIEETQIIVTTPEKWDIITRKSGDRTYTQIVKLLIIDEIHLLHDNRGPVLESIVARTLRQIETTKENVRLVGLSATLPNYEDVALFLRVDLEKGLFKFDRSYRPVPLGQQYIGISVKKPLQRFQLMNDICYEKVLAGAGEHQVLIFVHSRKETAKTAKAIKDKAVANDKASRFLKDDCASRQVLADQVSLIKNNDLKDLLPFGFAIHHAGLTRGDREIVEALFGAGHVQVLVSTATLAWGVNLPAHTVIIKGTQVYNPEKGAWMELSPLDVMQMLGRAGRPQYDQHGEGIIITGHKELQYYLSLMNEQLPIESQFISKLADQLNAEIVLGTVQNAREACHWLGYTYLYIRMLRNPTLYGLAPDALAKDVVLEERRADLIHSAATILDKNNLVKYDRKSGYFQVTDLGRIASYYYITHGTIATYNEHLKPTMGDIDLYRLFSLSEEFKYVTVRQDEKMELAKILDRVPIPIKETMEEPSTKINVLLQAYISQLKLEGLSLTSDMVYITQSAGRLVRALYEIVLKRGWAQLAEKALNMSKMVGKRMWSVQTPLRQFHGIPNEILRNLEKKDLVWERYYDLSSQELGELIGSSKMGRPLHKLIHQFPKLVLAAQVQPITRTVMRVELTITPDFQWDEKYHKYVEPFWIIVVDNDGEKILHHEYFLLKKQYINEDHTLNFTVPIFDPLPPQYFVRVVSDKWHGSQTVLPVSFRHLILPEKYPPPTELLDLQPLPVTALRNPNYERLYHDFKHFNPVQTQVFTVLYNTNDNVLVAAPTGSGKTICAEFAILKNHQEVFLRHEEDKKRQTGPDATMRVVYIAPREAIAQEQFRIWERKFGKGLGLRVVKLTGETALDIKLLDKGQIIISTPEKWDALSRRWKQRKNIQQVSLFIVDELHLIGEGQGGTVLEVVVSRMRYISSQVENKIRVVALSTSLANAKDLGEWIGASSHGLFNFPPGVRPVPLEIHIQGVDISSFEARMQAMTKPTYTAIVQHANNKPAIVFVPTCKHVRLTAVDLMAYSLMDNPQSPEFLIGKLEDLKPFVDKIQEKTLQETLRHGVGYLHEGLCSLDQEIVMQLFEAGRIQACVMSSSLCWGTPLTAHLVVVMGTQYYDGRENSHSDYAVSDLLQMMGRANRPLLDNAGKCVIFCYAPRKEYYKKFLYEAFPVESNLQHFLHDNFNAEVVAGVIENKQDAVDYLTWTLMYRRLPQNPNYYNLQGVSHRHLSDHLSELVENNLSDLEASKCIEIEDEMDLSALNLGMIASYYYISYTTMERFSSLLSSKTKMKGLLEILTSASEYDMIPIRPGEEDRVRRLINHQRFSFENANCTDPHVKANALLQAHFSRQEDMSANLTMDQREVLLSATRLIQAMVDVISSNGWLNLALLAMEASQMVTQGMWERDSMLLQLPHFTKELAKRCQEKNIETVFDFVEMEDEERQELLKMDDTKLLDIARFCNRFPNIDLSYEVVGGEEVTPGKDVTLQVVLERDMEGRTEVGAVDAPMYPKMKEEEWWLVVGDTKTNQLVAIKRVSLQKKAKVKLDFQVPSEAGEKSYTLYFMCDSYLGCDQEYSFSVDVKESSAEDHMEE from the exons ATGACGAACACGGGAGGCGGTGCGGAAGCTCACGCGAGGTCTAAGCAGTACGATTACAGAGCCAACGCTAGTCTCGTGCTAACGAGTGAGAATCGTCCTACGCACGAGCCTTCAGGAGAACCTGAGACTCTACGGGGGAAGATTGATCCCAAGTCGTTTGGAGACAGAGTTGTTAGAGGAAGGCCTGAGGAGTcgtcgaagaagaagaagaagcgacGTGGTGTGGTGGCGGATGATGATACGGTTCTTCTTGCTCGGCGGAGTAAGAGGAGGCGTCTTAGGGAAGAGAGCGTGCTGACGGATACTACGGATGATGTTGCTTATTATCAGCCCAAGACTAAGGAGACTAGGGCTGCTTACGAGGCTATGCTTGGTCTTATCCAGCGGCAGCTTGGTGGTTTGCCTTTGAGTGTTGCTGGTGGTGCGGCGGATGAGGTTCTGGCCGTTCTCAAGAACGATGCGGTGAAGAATCATGTGAAGAAGGAGGAGATTCGGAAGCTGCTGAATCCTATACCTGAAGAGGTTGATCAGGTGTTTGATCAGCTTGTTTCTTTGGGGAGATTGATCACGGACTTTCAAGAGGGTGGTGATGGTAAGGCTGATGAGGATGACGTGCTTGGTGATGTGGCTGTTGAGTTTGATGAGAGCGAAGAAGAGGATGAGGAGAGTGATCCTGGTTTTGTCCAGGAGGAGGAAGACGGAGAGGATGAAGAGCCTCAGAAAGATGGTGGTATGCAGGTGGATGCAGGGAGAAGTGACGAGGGTGCAGGAGATGCGAATGAGGGCACGAGTCTGAATGTTCTGGAGATTAATGCCTATTGGCTCCAGAGGAAGATATCTCAAGCTTTTGAGCAGGAGATTGATCCACAACGGTGCAAGGTGCTCGCAGAAGAGCTGCTTAAGATACTCGCCGAAGGGGATGATGATAGGGATGTTGAGAACAAGCTGCTTGCTCATCTTCAGTACGAGAAGTTTAGCCTTGTTAAGTTTCTGCTGCGTAACCGCCTTAAAGTTGTGTGGTGCACCCGTTTGGCAAGGGCAGAAGACCAAGATGAGAGGAATCGGATTGAAGAGGAGATGAGGGTGTTGAGCCCGGAGTTGGCAGCAATCGTGGAGCAGTTGCATGCAACAAGAGCAACTGCGAAAGAGAGGGAGGAGAACCTGCAGAAAAGTATTAACGAAGAAGCCCGGCGGTTGAGGGACGAAGCTGGTGGAGATGGAGGTAGAGGCAGGAGAGATGTTACTGATAGAGATTTAGAGAGTGGTTGGTTGAAGGGTCAGCGTCAGATGCTGGACCTGGAGAGCTTGGCTTTTGACCAGGGTGGTCTCTTGATGGAGAATAAGACGTGCAAGCTTCCCCCTGGCTCTCACAGAGAACATGGAAAGGGATATGAAGAAGTTCACGTGCCATGGGTTTCTAAAAAGATGGATATCAATGAGAGGATTGTGAAAATCACCGAGATGCCACATTGGGCTCAACCTGCTTTTAAAGGAATGACACAGTTGAACAGAGTTCAGAGCAAAGTGTATGAGACTGCCTTGCTTAACGCAGATAACATTCTTCTGTGTGCTCCAACCGGTTCTGGGAAAACCAATGTTGCTATGCTCACCATACTGCAGCAACTTAGAAATCATATGAACAAAGATGGAACATTTAACCATGGAGATTACAAAATTGTCTATGTTGCACCTATGAAAGCCCTTGTTGCTGAGGTTGTCACTAATCTGTCTAATCGTTTGAAGGATTATGGAGTTACAGTGAGGGAACTCAGTGGGGATCAGTCCCTTAGTGGGAAAGAGATTGAAGAGACTCAGATAATTGTTACAACACCAGAGAAATGGGATATCATCACCAGGAAGTCTGGGGATCGCACTTATACGCAGATTGTGAAACTTCTTATAATCGATGAAATCCATCTTCTTCATGATAACCGAGGGCCTGTGCTTGAAAGCATTGTTGCAAGGACTCTCAGGCAGATTGAAACCACGAAGGAGAATGTTCGCCTGGTGGGTTTGTCGGCTACACTGCCAAATTATGAAGATGTGGCCTTATTTTTGCGGGTTGATCTTGAGAAAGGGTTGTTTAAATTTGATCGCAGCTACAGACCTGTGCCCCTCGGCCAGCAGTATATTGGAATCAGTGTGAAAAAACCGTTGCAGAGGTTCCAGTTGATGAATGACATTTGTTATGAGAAAGTATTGGCTGGGGCTGGAGAGCACCAGGTCCTTATTTTTGTTCATTCGAGGAAGGAAACAGCAAAAACTGCAAAAGCAATAAAAGACAAGGCAGTTGCTAACGATAAGGCCAGCAGATTCTTGAAAGATGATTGTGCTAGTCGTCAAGTGCTTGCTGATCAAGTCTCACTTATTAAGAATAATGATCTGAAAGATCTTCTGCCTTTCGGTTTTGCTATTCATCATGCTGGGCTAACAAGGGGTGACCGAGAGATCGTTGAGGCGCTTTTTGGTGCAGGGCATGTGCAAGTCTTGGTATCGACTGCAACTCTTGCATGGGGTGTGAATTTGCCTGCACATACTGTCATAATAAAAGGAACCCAAGTCTATAATCCTGAGAAAGGGGCGTGGATGGAGCTGAGTCCTCTAGATGTTATGCAGATGCTTGGTCGTGCCGGAAGACCTCAGTATGACCAACATGGGGAAGGTATAATTATAACTGGCCACAAAGAGCTACAGTATTATCTTTCTTTGATGAATGAGCAACTACCTATTGAAAGCCAGTTTATTTCCAAACTTGCTGATCAGCTTAATGCTGAAATTGTTCTTGGAACCGTTCAAAATGCTAGAGAGGCTTGTCATTGGCTTGGCTATACCTATCTGTATATACGTATGCTTCGTAATCCAACGCTGTATGGTCTAGCGCCTGATGCCCTTGCAAAAGATGTAGTGTTGGAGGAAAGAAGAGCTGACCTG ATACATTCAGCTGCTACTATCTTGGACAAGAACAACTTGGTCAAGTATGACAGGAAAAGTGGATACTTCCAAGTCACTGATTTGGGACGCATTGCTAGCTACTACTACATAACTCATGGGACCATAGCTACATACAATGAACATTTGAAGCCAACGATGGGTGATATAGATCTTTATCGTCTATTCTCACTCAGCGAGGAGTTCAAGTATGTGACTGTTCGGCAAGATGAGAAGATGGAACTAGCAAAAATTTTGGATCGTGTCCCAATTCCAATCAAGGAAACTATGGAGGAGCCCAGTACAAAAATTAATGTTTTGCTACAAGCATATATTTCACAGCTAAAGCTTGAGGGTCTTTCTTTGACATCAGACATGGTTTATATAACTCAG AGTGCTGGACGTCTTGTACGAGCTCTCTACGAAATTGTATTGAAGCGTGGATGGGCTCAACTGGCTGAGAAAGCACTGAACATGTCTAAAATGGTTGGGAAGAGGATGTGGAGTGTCCAGACACCTCTTCGTCAGTTTCATGGAATTCCCAATGAGATTCTGAGGAACTTGGAGAAGAAAGATTTGGTCTGGGAGAGGTACTATGATCTGTCCTCACAGGAGCTAGGAGAGCTTATTGGTAGTTCTAAGATGGGCAGACCGCTTCACAAGCTCATCCACCAGTTCCCAAAATTGGTTCTTGCTGCACAAGTTCAGCCTATTACTCGAACTGTTATGCGGGTGGAGCTCACAATTACACCCGATTTCCAGTGGGatgaaaaatatcataaatatgtTGAGCCATTTTGGATTATCGTGGTAGACAATGATGGTGAGAAGATCCTTCATCATGAGTATTTTCTTTTGAAGAAGCAGTATATTAATGAGGATCACACTTTAAACTTCACTGTGCCAATCTTTGATCCGCTGCCACCTCAGTATTTTGTCCGAGTGGTTTCAGACAAGTGGCATGGCTCGCAGACTGTGTTGCCTGTATCTTTCAGACATCTTATTCTTCCTGAAAAGTACCCACCACCGACAGAGCTACTGGACTTGCAGCCCCTCCCGGTCACGGCGTTAAGGAATCCAAATTATGAGAGACTTTATCATGATTTCAAGCATTTCAATCCGGTGCAGACTCAGGTCTTTACTGTTTTGTATAACACAAACGATAATGTGTTGGTTGCTGCTCCAACAGGAAGTGGAAAGACTATATGTGCCGAGTTTGCTATACTGAAGAATCATCAAGAAGTATTCCTAAGGCATGAAGAAGATAAGAAAAGGCAAACTGGACCTGATGCTACAATGCGTGTTGTGTACATTGCACCTCGAGAGGCTATAGCTCAGGAGCAGTTTCGTATCTGGGAGAGGAAGTTTGGTAAGGGTCTTGGTTTACGGGTTGTTAAGCTAACGGGAGAGACGGCATTGGATATTAAGCTGCTTGATAAAGGTCAGATCATCATAAGTACTCCTGAGAAATGGGATGCTCTTTCCCGCAGGTGGAAACAGAGAAAAAACATTCAACAGGTTAGTCTTTTCATTGTCGATGAGCTCCATCTAATAGGTGAAGGTCAAGGTGGTACAGTGTTGGAGGTAGTCGTCTCTAGAATGAGGTATATTTCAAGTCAGGTCGAGAATAAGATCAGGGTTGTTGCACTTTCCACTTCCCTTGCAAATGCTAAAGATCTTGGGGAGTGGATTGGGGCCAGTTCCCACGGCCTTTTCAATTTCCCTCCTGGAGTCCGTCCTGTTCCACTGGAGATCCACATTCAAGGAGTGGATATATCCAGTTTTGAAGCTAGGATGCAGGCGATGACCAAACCAACGTACACCGCTATAGTCCAGCATGCCAACAACAAGCCGGCAATAGTTTTTGTTCCAACCTGTAAACATGTCCGCTTGACTGCTGTGGATCTGATGGCTTACTCTCTCATGGACAACCCGCAGAGCCCTGAGTTCCTGATTGGGAAACTGGAAGATCTGAAGCCTTTTGTTGACAAAATCCAGGAGAAAACACTGCAGGAGACATTGCGCCATGGTGTTGGCTACTTGCACGAGGGTTTGTGCAGTCTTGATCAGGAGATTGTGATGCAGCTCTTTGAAGCTGGACGAATTCAGGCTTGTGTGATGAGCAGTTCATTATGTTGGGGCACTCCATTAACTGCACATTTGGTGGTCGTAATGGGGACACAGTATTACGATGGAAGGGAAAATTCGCATTCAGATTATGCAGTCTCTGATTTGCTTCAGATGATGGGGCGTGCTAATCGACCTTTGCTTGACAATGCCGGGAAGTGTGTGATATTTTGTTACGCACCTCGTAAAGAGTATTACAAGAAGTTTCTGTATGAAGCCTTCCCTGTGGAAAGTAATCTCCAGCATTTCTTGCATGATAATTTTAACGCAGAAGTGGTTGCTGGGGTTATAGAGAACAAGCAAGATGCTGTGGATTATCTTACATGGACTTTAATGTACAGGAGGCTTCCCCAGAACCCTAACTACTACAATCTCCAAGGAGTCAGCCACAGGCATTTGTCTGATCACCTATCAGAGCTGGTTGAGAACAACTTGTCTGATCTAGAAGCCAGTAAATGCATTGAGATAGAGGACGAGATGGACCTCTCTGCTCTCAACCTTGGTATGATTGCATCCTATTATTACATCAGTTACACCACCATGGAGCGTTTCAGTTCTCTTTTGTCTTCTAAAACCAAGATGAAGGGACTTCTCGAGATCTTAACGTCAGCTTCGGAGTATGACATGATCCCAATAAGGCCTGGCGAAGAGGACAGAGTTCGGAGGCTCATCAATCACCAGAGGTTCTCTTTCGAAAACGCAAATTGCACAGACCCTCATGTGAAGGCAAACGCGCTTCTTCAGGCGCATTTCTCCAGGCAAGAAGACATGAGCGCGAACTTGACAATGGATCAACGTGAGGTCCTTCTATCTGCAACCAGACTTATTCAAGCAATGGTGGATGTGATATCGAGCAATGGCTGGCTGAATCTTGCTCTGTTAGCTATGGAAGCTAGCCAGATGGTGACTCAAGGCATGTGGGAGCGGGACTCTATGCTTTTGCAGCTCCCTCACTTCACGAAGGAGTTAGCCAAAAGATGTCAAGAGAAAAACATTGAAACCGTATTTGATTTTGTGGAGATGGAGGACGAAGAACGCCAAGAGCTTCTCAAGATGGATGACACTAAGCTTCTAGACATTGCCAGATTCTGCAACCGCTTCCCAAACATCGACCTTAGTTACGAGGTTGTGGGCGGCGAAGAGGTGACCCCGGGTAAAGATGTGACATTGCAAGTAGTGCTAGAGAGGGACATGGAAGGGAGAACAGAAGTGGGGGCGGTGGATGCACCCATGTATCCCAAGATGAAAGAAGAAGAGTGGTGGCTAGTTGTGGGGGACACAAAGACGAACCAGTTGGTGGCAATCAAGCGAGTCTCGTTGCAGAAGAAAGCAAAGGTGAAGTTGGATTTCCAAGTACCGAGTGAAGCAGGAGAGAAGTCGTACACACTGTACTTCATGTGCGACTCTTACTTGGGTTGTGACCAGGAGTACTCCTTCTCAGTTGACGTCAAAGAATCCAGCGCTGAAGATCACATGGAAGAgtga